A region of the Montipora foliosa isolate CH-2021 unplaced genomic scaffold, ASM3666993v2 scaffold_427, whole genome shotgun sequence genome:
GCGCTGTTGATTTCATATTTTCTAGTCGCATTATATTCCGTttttaaattacaaataaaaggctttatgtaaggtttatgcataaacagaaagtgactatgttggggtcgctaaaattacGTTTACCTAAAAGTTACGAAGATAGGGTCTATAATTGGCTTTAAAATAGCCTATAAAAGGATATGGGCTCTGAGAGGTCAGCGTCACACCCAGCGAAAATTGACCCTCCCTTTCCCACCCGGGTCCAGCAACCAATGGTCCCCAAGGAACTGTGTACGAAACTCAATAGTGTGAATAACCTTATAAGCAAAATCGAATTTATTAACCCACAGCTCAAAGATAACATTGACTTGCAGTTTCGCATTATAAAAGCGAGACCTTTGATGCTCTTTAATATGCAACAGACTTCGGTACAGTATCAAAAGAGTCATTAATAAGTATAAAGCGAGTAACCAAATGAGGGCCAATTGACCCATCCAACCTCGTATTACCCGGTGCCACAGACTGGTATGTCGTTCAAAGATGTAAGATTCATGACTCCACTGCCTGTTAATACGCTTACCAAAGACGAAGAAGAGACCATAAAAGAGTGGCTCAAGAACTACCATCCAGTGCAACAGAGAAAAGTGAGGAGTAAGGTAACTAAAGATAAGGCATGAGCTCTTCCTCCGGTAGTAAATGCAAAGACAAATCCTGGGTACACATATATTGCGCTTTAACACATGCTAGTAAATACgctttttttgtttacattattttgtacAGAAAGTTCCGCAGTGTAGAAACATAAAGAGATCATATGTTATGGTCTATCTTGGTAGTATACTATATCTTTCAGTATAAAATGTTCTTCTACCCCAGAACGTTTCTTGGATAGGATCgttaattttcaactttttaagaCAATGACAATTAACTTTTAACAGATCCCTTAACCGTAAGGGGAAAAATTTAACCCTTAGACGTCAAAAGGCCAAAATATTAACTATTATCGGggttcccatacaaatccttataactTTTACCCTTTGAGCCTGGGCTGCCTGTGCCCCATGGAGACCCTCTTTCAACGAAGCTTGGAtgaccaaaaaagaaaaaaagatgaaacGCTATGCTATGTGttattgaagcaaatgttgaagccgtttCCGGGCCTTAATACATTacagtgtcccggtttgaccggcttagaacagagcaaatacggacagaACGAaagtttttcaataaaagaaattgtttccaacacgatgcaaagcccgAGAATTTAACTTGTCATGGCTCGgcactcgtcattttgtttattcaaGCGAACAaaggacatttgaatggtttcgtCTGTTGTGTTTTCGTCATTCACTCACACCTTATAGCTATCATGCAGTCCGTACGATTCTCAGTAAAAGCAGTATGAAGCCAAAAATACTAGAAAATGAcgcaatagtggaataataaatccagTATTGAAATGTTTTGCATACAATCCGCGCGGACGTTTCGCTTAATTCTCGTATTATGTTAACTATTCACGGGCACGATTAGAATGAATGAGTTTGAGTGAAATAAGTGAAATGTTTATAGCGGCATTAAAGGAGATCAACGGGACGAAGGTCCAAGGCGACCATGCAAACcccgagaaattttggttatgacgtcatcgtTAGGCCGTACGTCCTTACGCTCAACTTTTCATGTAAGCCAATACGCAAAATGTCGCGCTACTGTGGTGGGAAGTtgcatgtattttttttttcttttttacggGAAGTTGCATGACCAGCGAAttacataaacataaacatatgATAATTGaagagctctgcttttaggcttgcctaaatatgtatatatatattagtaATAATTTCTGCTAATTAATATAACGGGAACTGAATATTTAAAAAAGTCGGAGTGACGACCTGATCCCTTCTCGCGTTGCTTTCACAAGCAGGTGGTGACAGATGCTTATGGCTGCTCGGACAGAAACAATCCTCCAgacgtttttgttgcttttAGTCCTCGTTCTTTGAAAAGGTATGTTCAAAACTAAATATTTTCTTAAAATGCAAGAATTAAGTATGACAattgtaaaatattttcttaaaATGCAAGAATCAGGTATGACAATTGTTACTTAGAAAGCACTTGTAACTTTTCACTTGGACAGGTTTGCAATTATTGTCGGTATCAGCGCACTTTTTGTTTCGTCTTCCCACAAAACGCCTAAAGGTTTTATCAAGAAATTAACCGAGTGAGTGCTAATTCTTGACCAAAATCTCTCGAAATTGatgtttttgttcttcaacCATAACTAAAAAGTTGGGATATTAAACTGTTTTCTTTGTAGCCCTACAAACCTCTGTCTCAGTGACACTTAGAGAATGACATGAAATTAAAGTTCCTAGAGGTTTTCTCATATTTTCCCAGCTACACAAAAGGCATCTTTTACACGGCTTGATACCATCATTTACAAACTTAACACAGAGTTATCGGTAGGAACAGCTACCATCGGAGCATATCCAAGACGAGTGCTCCACGGTAGTTTCAAAGCTACAGGGCTGCAGTGTAATGCTTTCCCGTGTAGGCTTAGAATAATGTCCGACGAGGCTTGATACCATCATTTACAAACTTAACACAGAGTTACCGGTAAGAACTATTGAAATTAGGTAGGCGAAAGAGGGAAGGGAGaggaagaggggggggggggggtgaggtgTTGAATCCGCCTGTAGAGTTTTATAGATGGATAAGACGAAAGAAAAATATCGTGGACTAAAGAGGAATAATTATTTCGTGTCTACTTTTTCATTATTCCTGCTTAAACATGAGCCCATTATTCCAAAAAGTACTATTCTTTCCCTCTAGAAAAAGCAAGTTATTGCCGTTTATATTCCTCCCCCATAACTCTTTGTTTCAAGCTACCATCGGAGCATATCCAAGGCGAGTGCTCCACGGTAGTTTCAAAGCTACAGGGCTGCAGTATAATGCTTTCGCGTGTATGCTTAGAATAATGTCCGAACGAGGAATCGATATTTTGCAAGCAGGTTTTGATGATAAAGGGTTTGTTCGTTAAAACAGCTGGAAAGCTAAGGTAAGGTGACATTGGAGAGACTATTCCAGTCGctaatttcttttatttgcaTATCCCGCACGACAGTTggaaacacattttttttttggagggaaTTTCATTCTTTTGGAACTATTTTTCTGGAACTGTTTCTTTGATTCTTTGATAACAAATATTATCAAATATTACTGTGAATATAAAAATTCAAACCGAATTAAAGTACCTCTTTTGAAAAGTGAATTCGTTAAAATATAAGATAAAGGACCAAAAACAAGTTAAAGATGTTTCATAACTTACGCACCGAAATATGTTCCTTCACGGTAAAGACTCATGGGAAGTTCGTTTTTCCTAAAAGCATTCCACCCTGAACTTTGTAACTAGTTCATCTCTAAATAACATGAcaattaataagtaatcatataCTCCAATGAATATAACTTCCAAATGGTCTTGATCGCAGTGACACAAAGTTTCCCTCACTATCTGGCTGGAAGCTGGAATTTTGCTCATATCCATGCTGCAAGCGTGgaacaaaatttaaacaaaaccccaaataaatgatttttagcTTTTTCTTGTATGTTTTTTGCCTATTATTATGAATTTTGGAAATAGTTTTCGTTGGCTGCCTCTGCAGATCCTTTGAACAAGTCATTtaaagagggtctcaatggggttaactgCTAGTTAAATCTAAACGTTAAATTATTAAACGTTAGCCGTAAAACATGTTAACCGTAAAAATTCTCGCCATAAAAATGAAAGTTCAATGCCTCGTTTGAGGACTCAACTAGTCACGAATTTTATGAATTTACCAGTCTTTTGGGCGAGAAAAGCCGATACTCTTCACTTTTCCGCAAAACGGGGGTGTTGGAAGTCACTGGAAGTGTCTGACAAACGGTGTCACAGCATGAGTTGACAGACGTTTTGACACCTGTTGTTACACCTTCTCCAGTTTCATTGACGACTTTGCGATTTCCATGCGATGGCCGTGGTGACAGCTATTCAGTTTTTATCGTAGTGGAGAGAAAAAGCCGATAGAAAGATTTAAGGGCGGGATAAGGGTTAAGCAAGAGCACAGATCTTTTCACTcattcggaaaaaaaaatgtaatagaTTTTCTTGGACTCAAAGACAAAGCCAAGACCTGATACTTACCGCCTTTCAAAATTTAGTAGCAAAAACGGAAAATTTCGACCTATCGACCCAGCAGCAGGTGGACCTGGAATTGCCCATCTTGCTTGCGTAAGATGGGGAAAGCGAGCTAAAGTTTCATTAAATTTAAACAAACTAGGAAGCGTTTGTGTATGCATATACTCTGTTCACGCGAATGGAGGCTGGCTTGTTACGGGCACATGGTCGAAATAGTAGTATGCAGCTGGACTCTGGATGTTGTTGTGATTCTGTGACAATTAAGCCAACGCTTTGTAGTACTGATCAGAGAGAAATGAGGGACAACCAGTAATTTACCGTGAAAACGAGAAGGTGGCTAGAAAATCAAATGCTGGGAAAGTTAGTGCTGAAAAGCAAAAGTACGTGGTAAAAAGTTGTGGCGGTTCCATTTCATGTAGACACTTTCAAGGTCTTTCAACATCTTTCTACAGTTCATGTAATAAAgagatttaaaaatggaaagattcgcCGTAATAAAGGTTGTTACTTAAAGAAATGTACCGTTGCTGATTTAATACTTACATTCCGTTtggaaattacaattaaaagacTTTATGTAAGGTCTATggataaacagaaagtgaccaagttggggtcgctaaaattacatttacccaaaagtgactaagatgggaTCTATAATTGGCCATGAAATAGACTATAAAGGGGTTCGGGGTTCTGAcaggccagcggcacatacccagaaaaaattgacccaagtacccCACCGTCCAGGTTCGGCAACCAATTTGTACCTAAGGAGCTGTGTCCCGAAAGACACAAACTTCTGTATACTTTCTACTCAAGCAAAATCGAAATTATCCACAGCTCAAAGGTATATAGCATTGACTGGAAAACTTTACATACAACATCACAATAGCAGAGGATTTACACGCACTTTCGTATTTTAAGCGCGAAACCTTTGGTGCTCTTCAACATGCAACAGACTTCGGTACAATATCAAAGGAGTCATTAATAAGTATAAAGCGAGTAACCAAATGGGAgtcaaaaaactcaacccatcCATCCTCGTATTACCCGGTGCCACGGACTGGTATATCTTTCAAAGATGTAAGATCCATGAGCCCACTGCCTGTTAATACGCTTACCGTGAAAGAGTGGCTCGAAAACTACCGTCCAGTGCGACAGAGAAACATTGAGGAGTAAGACAACTAAAGATAAGGCGGGAGCTCTTCCTCCGGTAGTGAATGCAAAGACAAATCCTCGGTACACATATATTGCGCTTTAACGCATTCTAGTAAATAATAtacttttttgtttaaattattttgtacaGAAAGTTCCGCAGTGTAGAAACATAAAGAGATCATATGTTACGGTCTATCTTGGTAGTGTACTATATCTTTCAGTATGAAAAACTTTTTCTACTCCAGAATGTTTCTTGGATAGGATCgttaacttttaactttttaagacaatgacaattaatttttaacaGTTCCGTTAACCGTAAGGGGAAAAAATgaaccgttagccgtaaaaaaGACCAAAATATTAACCGTTATCCGTAAACGACACTAGCCCATTAtcaggattcccatacaaatccttataagtTTTCCCTGTGAgcctgggctgcctgtgctCCATTGACACTCGCTTTAAACAAAGCCTGgttgaataaaaagaaaaaaaatatttgaaacgCTATGCTAGGCGTCattgaagcaaatgttaaagCCGTTTCCCGGGCCTTAATACACTacagtgtcccggtttgaccggctTAGAACAAAGCAAATACGGACGAAACGAGAGTtattcaatgaaagaaattgtttccaacacgatgcaaagcccgagaatttagcttgtcatggctcgtcactcgtcattttgtttattcaaGAGAACAGaggacatttgaatggtttcgtCTGTTGTGTTTTCGTCATTCACTCACGCCTTTTATGCAGTCCGTACGATTCTCAGTGAATGCAGGAAGAAGCCAAAAATACTAGAAAATGAcgcaatagtggaataataaatcccgTATTGAAAGGTTTTACATACAATCCGTGCGGACGTTTCGCTTATTTCTCGTATTATGTTAACTATTCACTATCACGATTGGAATGAATGCGTTAGACTGGAATAAGTGAAATGTTTATAGCGGTATGATCATTAACATGAGGAGgttaagccgactcaggaattctcggctggacgtctcctgacggtgtagatatccatcaacaaaggctaaaaacataacacaaaaggtgtttcgtattcagaaaagtgttaaagcattcaggatcgatcagattgtactgtgaacttaagttaagcagaaaaaagtagttgattttttattgaatgaccatatttagggttgagatgaattttgtggggaacacaaaactattgggcattctaaatttcccagttcctcagttatcgagttccataagtataaaacttaaaactggtttgctttaaaatcagaaaagaaccaattcaccgttgctgttgagaaagtgtatgccaggcaaaacaagttgcatctcggtagcctaaaagttaactgacaaaataatttgcctgtgtttaaattaacaaatacaccaatacatcactaacgtgtcatgtttaaccggagaattatgcacaaaggtgtaatagctgttgagttttaatcctcagttatcgagttccatgagtataaaacttaaaaatggtttgctttaaaatcagaaaagaaccagttcaccgttgctgttaacaaaagtgtatgccaggcaaaacacgttatatctcggtagcctgaaagttaagaaataatttgcctgtgtttaaattaacaaatataccaatccatcactaacgtttcatgtttaaccggaggaTTAGGGAAGCATATGTTCGAAGGTgcaatagctgttgagttttattcctcagttgtcgagttccatgagtataaaactttaaaatggtttgctttaaaatcagaaaagaaccaattcagcgttgctgttgagaaaagtgtatgccaggcaaaacaagttccatctcggtagcctgaaagttaactgaaaaaataatttgcctctgttgaaattaacaaatacaccaatacatcactaacgtttcatgtttaaccgggaAATTATGTAacaaggtgtaatagctgttgagttttattcctcagttatcgagttccataagtataaaacttaaaaatggattgctttaaaatcagaaaagaaccaattcaccgttgctgttgagaaaagtgtatgccaggcaaaacaagttgcatctcggtggcctgaaagttaactgacaataatttgcctgtgtttaaattaacaaatacaccaatacatcactaacgtgtcaagtttaaccggagaattatgcatgaaggtgtaatagctgttgaatTTTATTcttcagttatcgagttccatgagtataaaacttaaaaatggtttgctttaaaatcagaaaagaaccaattcaccgttcctgttgagaaaagtgtatgccaggcaaaacactttatatctcggtagcctgaaagttaagaaataatttgtctgtgtttaaattaacaaatacaccaatacatcactaacgtttcatgtttaaccggagaattatgtacgaaggtgtaatagctgttgagttttattcctgagttatcgagttccatatgtataaaacttaaaaatggattgctttaaaatcagaaaagaaccaattcaccgttgctgttgagaaaagtgtatgccaggcaaaacaagttgcatctcggtagcctgaaagttaactgaccaaataatttgcctgtgtttaagttaacaaatacaccaatacatctcTAACGtgtcatgtttaaccggagaattatgcacgaaggtgtaatagctgttgaattttattcctcagttatcgagttctatgagtataaaacttaaaaatggtttgctttaaaatcagaaaagaaccagttcaccgttgctgttgagaaaagtgtatgccgggcaaaaaaagttatatctcggtagcctgaaagttaagaaataatttgcctgtgtttaaattaacaaatacaccaatacatcaccaacgtttcatgtttaaccggagaattagggaagcagatgttcgaaggtgtaatagctgttgagttttattcctcagtgttgccaatacttcaactcaacaacatttttaattttttaaccatAATTTATTCCACAAGTCGAGCCAGTTTTTATCACAGTTAAAACTCAACACGACCAGAAAAAAACATGTGCTCACATCCGGGTTACAAAGTTTCCTACTTAATACTTCATATAATGTCCACGTAATGTCAATCCgattgaaaacagaaaaataacagtTCTGCGGCGGTAACATACTCCCCCCGTGTTCGACCCATCTAATTGGGCGAACACTCTTCAAGTAACGCCAGTTTAGTTACAGGACGTTTCATTACTCCAAACTTAGTCTTAACTTCGGCCGATGGTACAACATTGTCATGTCCAGGAAAAACTTTCACGATTCTACCAAGAGGCCAGTAACCCCTTGGGACTGCATAATCAGAAACTAATACCAAATCTCCAATCTTGACATTAGCGGTGGGCTGTAGCCATTTCTTACGGGTAATCAGACGAGGTAGGTACTCTCGTAGCCACCGATTCCAAATGTGGGTCGCAACTACTTGTGCTTGACGCCAACGTTTGTGACTTGACATCTCCTTGTCGATGAAGACACCGGGTGGTAAGTTGAGAGTTCCTCTTCCTATGATGAAGTGATTCGGAGTTAGGGCTTCAAGATCATCCACATCTGAGCTTACTTCGGTCAGGGGACGACTATTCACAAGCCATTCCACTTCAGCAAAGGCGGTTAACAATACTTCGTCAGTAAGGACTTGATTCCGTAGGACAACATCTAGCGCTTTCTTGCACGATCTCACGAGGCGCTCCCACACACCCCCCATATGTGGCGCGGCTGGTGGGTTGAACACCCACTGAATTCCATCTTGACTCAACACCCCTCCAATCATATCTTGGTTCCAATCATCGATACACTCGCGTAACTCACGGTTCGCTCCAACAAAATTTGTTACATTGTCAGAGTAGATGACAGTTGGTTTACCTCTTCTAGCAATAAACCGTCTAAGACACATAATGAAGGAATCAGTAGACAACGAAAAGGCGACTTCCAAGTGAATTGCTCTAGTCACCAGGCAAGTAAAGAGACAGCCATATCTCTTCTCCTGTTTCCTTAGATACTTCACCCTAAGcggtccaaagaaatccacacCAACTTTAGACAATGGTGGTGCAATCTGTAGACGATCATAAGGGAGACTTGCCATCATGGGCTGGACGGGTTTTGCTCTCCGCCTCCGGCAGTAAGAACACTGATGGAGAATCTTTCGTACTGTAGCTCGGCAGCGCAAGATCCAATACTGTTGTCTCAACTCATTTCTGACATGGTCCACTCCTTTATGTTTCAGTCTCTCATGGCAATTCATGATGATAAGACGGGTGAACTCATGATCGGGTGATAGCACTATCGGGTGACGACTGCAAAATGGAATGTCGGCTCTCTCAATTCGACCACCGGCACGAACAATTCCATGTTCATCAAGAAAGGGTGATAGTGATACCAATTTGCTCTTGCTTGAAACATGTTGTTTCGACTTGAGCGCTACAACTTCTTGAGGAAATGATTCCGCTTGGGTACTGCGGACCCAAAACTTTCGGGCCGGCTCTATGTCTTCAACCAAAAGCGCACCAATACGACGATCTGATTTCGAGTGCCTACAGTTGTAGATAAACCGGGCAAGGTACGCAGTTACTCTGAGAAACTTTGTCAGGGACGAGTACTTAGCTGGGTAAAAGTACTCAGTCTGGTTCTTCGTATCTTTCATTTCACCAATGCAGGTCACAGTTGTCTCTTGGGTTTGTGGGTCATCAACGTATTGCTTGGGAGGTTCAAGTGTTGAATTTCCCTTTGGCCATTTCTCTTCAGGAAGGAGCAAGAACGCAGGACCATTTAGCCAACGACTGCCAGATGTAATCGAAGTTACTGGTAGTCCCCTGCTACCATCATCAGCTGGGTTTAACAGTCCTGGACAATGATTCCATTGACAGGGGTCAGATGAATCCAGTATCTCCCCAATTCGGTTAGCGATAAAGGCCGGGCGTCGCTTAGACACTCCGCGTATCCACTGGAACACAGTACTACTGTCTGTCCAGAAATAAGTAGAGTCAATGATATAATCATGCTCCTTGACAACTACCAAAGATAATCTCGTACTCAAAACAGCAGCCTGCAATTCAAGTTTTGGTATGCTTAAGGGTTTCTTGGGTGCTACCCGAGTCTTGGCCATAACAAATGCACATTTCACTGCTCCACTGGCATAGCAGAATCTCAAATAAGCCACTGAGCAGAATGCCTGTTCGCTTGCATCCCCAAAGACATGAAGCTCAATAGCAGATGGGCTGTCTGGAACATGACGATAGAAACGGGAGATGCGAAATTGTGAAATTCCATCTAGCTCTTCCTGCCACTTAGACCACTCCTCTAGAAGCTCTGATGGCAGTAAATCGTCCCAACCAATACCGCAATGCCACACTTGCTGGAGAAGGATTTTCGCTCTAACCAGGAATGGAGCTAGGAATCCAATGGGATCAAAGAGTGATGCTGTAAGGCTCAGCATCTTACGACGAGTGTCTGCTATATTCCTCTTCGCAACCTCATAGACAAAACAGTCTGAATCGGTGTCCCAGATGATACCAAGAGCACGTTCCACAGGCATTACGATATTTTCATCCACGACCTTGACAGAGGGAGCTCTTTCCGGTTCTGGAATTTGCGCGATCACTTCTTTCTCATTTGAGATCCACTTGGTCAAGTGGAAACCTCCCAGGTTATGCATTTCAGcaagttgttgttgtatttcCATAGCTTCATCGATTGATTTAACAGACTTGAAAAAGTCATCCATGTAAAAGTTTCGCTTCACAGCTAGGGCGGCGATTGGAAACTTCATCTCTTTATCTTCTGCACTCCTCAACAAGGCATAGTTGGAA
Encoded here:
- the LOC137988760 gene encoding uncharacterized protein, with protein sequence MFNQIAVPGADQSALRFLWRQSPESPIEIYQYVRHIFGAKCAPTCSNYALLRSAEDKEMKFPIAALAVKRNFYMDDFFKSVKSIDEAMEIQQQLAEMHNLGGFHLTKWISNEKEVIAQIPEPERAPSVKVVDENIVMPVERALGIIWDTDSDCFVYEVAKRNIADTRRKMLSLTASLFDPIGFLAPFLVRAKILLQQVWHCGIGWDDLLPSELLEEWSKWQEELDGISQFRISRFYRHVPDSPSAIELHVFGDASEQAFCSVAYLRFCYASGAVKCAFVMAKTRVAPKKPLSIPKLELQAAVLSTRLSLVVVKEHDYIIDSTYFWTDSSTVFQWIRGVSKRRPAFIANRIGEILDSSDPCQWNHCPGLLNPADDGSRGLPVTSITSGSRWLNGPAFLLLPEEKWPKGNSTLEPPKQYVDDPQTQETTVTCIGEMKDTKNQTEYFYPAKYSSLTKFLRVTAYLARFIYNCRHSKSDRRIGALLVEDIEPARKFWVRSTQAESFPQEVVALKSKQHVSSKSKLVSLSPFLDEHGIVRAGGRIERADIPFCSRHPIVLSPDHEFTRLIIMNCHERLKHKGVDHVRNELRQQYWILRCRATVRKILHQCSYCRRRRAKPVQPMMASLPYDRLQIAPPLSKVGVDFFGPLRVKYLRKQEKRYGCLFTCLVTRAIHLEVAFSLSTDSFIMCLRRFIARRGKPTVIYSDNVTNFVGANRELRECIDDWNQDMIGGVLSQDGIQWVFNPPAAPHMGGVWERLVRSCKKALDVVLRNQVLTDEVLLTAFAEVEWLVNSRPLTEVSSDVDDLEALTPNHFIIGRGTLNLPPGVFIDKEMSSHKRWRQAQVVATHIWNRWLREYLPRLITRKKWLQPTANVKIGDLVLVSDYAVPRGYWPLGRIVKVFPGHDNVVPSAEVKTKFGVMKRPVTKLALLEECSPN